In Rhododendron vialii isolate Sample 1 chromosome 9a, ASM3025357v1, the following are encoded in one genomic region:
- the LOC131300881 gene encoding chalcone synthase 1-like yields MVRVEDVRKAQRAEGPATVMAIGTSTPPNCIDQSTYPDYYFRITKSEHKTELKEKFQRICDKSMIKKRYMYLTEEILKENPNLCEFMAPSLDARQDMVVVEVPKLGKEAATKAIQEWGQPKSKITHLVFCTSTGVDMPGADYQLTKLLGLRPSVNRFMIYFQGCFAGGTVLRLAKDLAENKKGARVLVVCSEITATTFRGPSETHLDGLVGQALFGDGAAAIVVGADPIPGVENPLFELVSANQTILPDSEGAIDGHLREVGSTFHLLKEIPWLISNNIEKALTDAFEPLGISDWNSIFWVPHAGGRAILDQVESKLGLQPAKLQASRHVLSEYGNMLSACVLFVLDEMRKKSGEDGLKTTGEGLEWGVLFGFGPGLTVETVVLHSLCT; encoded by the exons ATGGTCCGTGTAGAGGATGTTCGAAAGGCACAACGGGCTGAAGGTCCAGCAACAGTCATGGCGATCGGTACCTCAACTCCACCAAACTGTATCGATCAGAGCACGTACCCAGATTACTATTTCCGGATTACTAAAAGCGAACACAAGACCGAACTCAAAGAGAAGTTTCAGCGCATCT GTGACAAATCCATGATCAAGAAGCGTTACATGTACTTAACCGAAGAAATCCTAAAGGAAAATCCCAATCTGTGTGAGTTCATGGCACCTTCCCTGGACGCTAGGCAAGACATGGTTGTGGTGGAAGTCCCCAAACTTGGCAAAGAGGCAGCCACAAAGGCCATACAGGAATGGGGCCAGCCCAAATCCAAAATCACCCACTTGGTCTTCTGCACCTCCACTGGTGTCGACATGCCGGGTGCTGACTACCAGCTCACCAAGCTCCTTGGCCTCCGCCCCTCCGTCAACCGCTTCATGATCTACTTCCAAGGTTGTTTCGCCGGTGGTACCGTCCTCCGCCTAGCCAAAGATTTGGCAGAGAACAAGAAGGGCGCCAGGGTTCTAGTCGTGTGTTCTGAGATCACAGCCACCACTTTCCGCGGGCCTAGCGAAACCCATCTTGACGGTCTGGTCGGCCAAGCTCTGTTTGGAGATGGCGCGGCCGCGATTGTCGTAGGCGCAGACCCGATACCCGGAGTTGAAAATCCACTGTTTGAGTTGGTCTCTGCAAACCAAACTATTCTACCCGACAGCGAAGGGGCCATCGATGGACACCTTCGCGAAGTGGGAAGTACTTTCCACTTGCTCAAGGAGATTCCATGGCTCATATCCAACAACATAGAAAAGGCACTAACAGACGCGTTTGAACCCTTGGGAATATCGGACTGGAACTCTATCTTTTGGGTTCCACACGCTGGCGGGCGTGCTATTCTGGACCAAGTGGAGTCGAAGCTGGGCCTTCAGCCGGCGAAGCTACAGGCCTCGAGGCACGTGCTGAGCGAATATGGTAACATGTTGAGCGCATGTGTGTTGTTCGTTTTGGATGAGATGAGGAAGAAGTCAGGCGAGGACGGGCTCAAGACCACCGGTGAGGGGCTCGAGTGGGGCGTGCTCTTTGGTTTTGGACCTGGGCTCACTGTTGAGACTGTGGTGCTCCATAGTTTGTGCACTTGA